A stretch of Paludisphaera borealis DNA encodes these proteins:
- the purQ gene encoding phosphoribosylformylglycinamidine synthase I — translation MTTKATPRVIVLRAPGTNCEEETAAAWELAGGRAETWHVGRLLEEPHALDLFQILTLPGGFSYGDDLGAGRILATHLARGLGDALRRFHDRGGLILGICNGFQVLVRCGLLPGGDAPCPATLAHNDSGRFEARWVTLLPQPGLSPFVSFDEPIDLPIAHGEGRFLTADPSALEALDAAGQIVLKYGDATGKPTQEYPANPNGSSLAAAGVCDPTGRIFGLMPHPERFVSPLHHPRWTRLGEALGPEGHGLKVFRGALAALRA, via the coding sequence ATGACCACCAAGGCGACGCCTCGCGTGATCGTGCTTCGGGCCCCGGGAACCAACTGCGAAGAGGAGACGGCGGCCGCCTGGGAACTCGCCGGCGGCCGCGCCGAGACCTGGCACGTCGGCCGCCTGCTGGAGGAGCCCCATGCGCTGGACTTGTTCCAGATCCTGACCCTCCCGGGCGGCTTCTCGTACGGCGACGACCTGGGCGCCGGGCGCATCCTCGCCACGCATCTGGCCCGCGGTTTGGGCGACGCCCTGCGACGGTTCCACGACCGCGGCGGGCTGATCCTCGGCATCTGCAACGGCTTTCAGGTGCTGGTCCGCTGCGGGCTCTTGCCCGGCGGCGACGCCCCCTGCCCCGCCACGCTCGCGCATAACGACTCGGGACGGTTCGAGGCGCGCTGGGTCACGCTTTTGCCCCAGCCCGGCCTCTCGCCGTTCGTGTCGTTCGACGAACCCATCGACCTGCCGATCGCCCACGGCGAAGGCCGGTTCCTGACCGCCGACCCAAGCGCCCTCGAAGCGCTCGACGCCGCCGGCCAGATCGTCCTCAAGTACGGCGACGCCACGGGGAAGCCGACCCAGGAGTATCCGGCCAACCCCAACGGCTCGTCCCTGGCCGCCGCCGGCGTCTGCGACCCCACCGGCCGGATCTTCGGCCTGATGCCCCACCCCGAGCGGTTCGTCTCGCCCCTCCATCACCCCCGCTGGACCCGCCTCGGCGAAGCACTCGGACCCGAAGGCCACGGCCTGAAAGTCTTCCGCGGGGCGCTCGCGGCGCTCCGTGCGTAG